A region of Blastocatellia bacterium DNA encodes the following proteins:
- a CDS encoding dihydrodipicolinate reductase C-terminal domain-containing protein — MKIALLGYGKMGRMVEEAASRRQIEVVCVIDPLAGSRGRLEDADVCIDFSEPAAVIDNIKRVAAAGRAMVVGTTGWYDRIEEVRRIVDMGQVGFVYGSNFSIAVNLMFKIARYSARLFSRFNSHEPFLTEAHHQFKKDAPSGTAIFLKREVEAETKRDVPVASLRAGFIPGTHTVGFDSEADTLAITHTARSRAGFADGAIVAAEWIAPRRGFYEFSEIIAEQLKERDES; from the coding sequence ATGAAAATCGCGTTGCTCGGTTACGGCAAGATGGGGCGGATGGTTGAAGAGGCGGCCAGCCGCCGGCAGATCGAAGTCGTCTGCGTCATTGATCCGCTGGCCGGCTCGCGCGGGCGGCTCGAAGACGCCGACGTGTGCATCGATTTCTCTGAACCGGCGGCGGTGATCGATAACATCAAACGGGTCGCGGCTGCCGGGCGGGCGATGGTCGTCGGCACCACCGGCTGGTATGACCGCATCGAAGAGGTGCGCCGCATCGTAGACATGGGGCAGGTCGGTTTCGTCTACGGCTCGAACTTTTCCATCGCCGTCAACCTGATGTTCAAGATCGCCCGCTACAGCGCTCGCCTGTTTAGCCGCTTCAACTCACACGAGCCGTTTCTCACCGAGGCGCATCACCAGTTTAAGAAAGACGCGCCATCAGGCACGGCGATCTTCCTGAAGCGCGAAGTCGAAGCCGAAACGAAGCGTGACGTGCCGGTCGCCAGTCTGCGCGCAGGCTTCATTCCCGGCACGCACACCGTCGGCTTTGACTCCGAAGCCGACACCCTGGCGATCACCCACACGGCGCGCAGCCGCGCAGGCTTTGCCGATGGCGCCATCGTCGCCGCCGAGTGGATCGCCCCGCGCCGCGGCTTTTACGAGTTTTCTGAAATCATCGCCGAACAGCTTAAAGAAAGAGATGAGTCATAA
- a CDS encoding SIMPL domain-containing protein has product MRQTLLIALLIAMMMIGSAAACYAQASGNVAYSQQGGQARAEQNERNKRVVAPTEAPPSATTMFVEASVLMNVKADEYVAIFGVNQECMTVPECNQQMDTTVGGFITELQRLGVGKDDVFVDFAAQNKIYSYQLSGSVAKQRLSGFELKKNVAIHYKDKLLLDRLVIAASRSNIFDLIKVDYLVRDTAGVQNRLMEEAARVVKQKAARYERLLAIQLQPPAQVYAERHSIYFPTEMYDSYTAYETDDVSPDFYRERYTVQSARKSRTFFFNPLNADGFDAVVNPVVIEPVVQFTLYLKVKYEIEPPKK; this is encoded by the coding sequence ATGCGCCAAACTCTATTGATTGCCCTATTGATTGCGATGATGATGATCGGCAGCGCCGCGGCTTGCTACGCGCAGGCGAGCGGCAACGTCGCCTATTCGCAGCAGGGCGGCCAGGCGCGCGCCGAGCAGAACGAGCGCAACAAACGCGTCGTCGCGCCGACCGAAGCGCCGCCCTCTGCGACCACGATGTTTGTCGAAGCCAGCGTCTTGATGAACGTCAAAGCCGACGAGTACGTTGCCATCTTCGGCGTCAACCAGGAATGCATGACGGTGCCCGAATGCAACCAGCAGATGGACACGACGGTCGGCGGTTTCATCACCGAGCTGCAACGGCTCGGCGTCGGCAAAGATGATGTCTTTGTTGATTTCGCAGCGCAGAACAAGATCTACTCGTATCAGCTCTCTGGCTCGGTCGCCAAGCAGCGGCTTTCGGGCTTCGAGCTGAAGAAGAACGTCGCCATCCATTATAAAGACAAGCTGTTGCTCGACCGCCTGGTGATCGCGGCGTCGCGCTCGAACATCTTCGATCTGATTAAAGTGGATTACCTCGTCCGCGACACGGCCGGCGTGCAGAACCGTTTGATGGAAGAGGCGGCGCGCGTCGTCAAGCAAAAAGCGGCGCGCTACGAGCGCCTGCTCGCCATTCAGCTTCAACCGCCGGCGCAGGTCTACGCCGAGCGCCACAGCATCTACTTCCCGACAGAGATGTACGACTCTTACACGGCCTATGAAACGGATGATGTCAGCCCCGACTTCTACCGCGAGCGCTACACTGTGCAGAGCGCCCGTAAGAGCCGCACCTTCTTTTTCAACCCGCTGAACGCCGACGGCTTCGACGCAGTGGTCAACCCCGTCGTCATTGAGCCGGTCGTACAGTTCACGCTTTATCTCAAGGTGAAGTACGAGATCGAGCCGCCGAAGAAGTAA
- a CDS encoding aminotransferase class I/II-fold pyridoxal phosphate-dependent enzyme, with the protein MFSPAERLKNVRKSATRVLYDNAPPGSINLGLGEPDFPTPVVARRAAIEFIEEGFVGYTPNAGILPLREQIAAYHSEGARAPFTADQVCVMNGTEEALFATVMTIAGPGDEVLLPDPCYLAYPPIVELAGARATYYRMPAARGFMFDREIFAAAVSEKTKLVILLSPSNPTSRVIAAADLRFIAERLRGTNAYVIADEIYRELYFAERPATISEFYDRTIIISGLSKSMSMTGWRLGWCVGPAEVIGHITVMHQYISTCASGVSQRAALAAFTDEGRRATAEMRDELKRRNEVMARAIERDLQLPFVQGEGAYYIMLGVSSFGPSMDTAMRLLKHRVITVPGAAFGSEGEGYLRLSFSIAPHLIEEGIRRIAAGLDKAAPPE; encoded by the coding sequence ATGTTTTCTCCCGCCGAGCGATTGAAGAATGTCCGCAAGAGCGCGACGCGCGTGCTATACGACAACGCGCCGCCGGGCTCGATCAATCTCGGTCTGGGCGAGCCGGACTTTCCGACGCCTGTGGTCGCGCGCCGCGCCGCCATCGAGTTTATTGAAGAGGGCTTTGTCGGCTACACGCCGAACGCCGGCATCCTGCCATTGCGCGAGCAGATCGCCGCTTATCACAGCGAAGGGGCGCGCGCGCCGTTTACGGCCGATCAGGTCTGCGTGATGAACGGCACCGAAGAGGCGCTGTTTGCCACGGTGATGACGATTGCCGGGCCGGGCGATGAGGTGCTGCTGCCCGACCCCTGCTATCTCGCCTATCCGCCGATTGTTGAGTTGGCGGGGGCGCGGGCGACTTACTACCGAATGCCCGCGGCGCGCGGCTTCATGTTCGACCGCGAAATTTTTGCCGCCGCGGTTAGCGAGAAGACGAAGCTCGTTATCTTGCTATCGCCATCCAACCCGACGAGCCGCGTGATCGCCGCCGCCGACTTGCGATTCATCGCCGAGCGTTTGCGCGGCACAAACGCCTACGTTATCGCCGACGAGATTTACCGCGAGCTCTATTTTGCCGAGCGCCCCGCGACGATCTCGGAGTTCTATGACCGGACGATCATCATCTCCGGCCTGTCGAAGAGCATGAGCATGACCGGCTGGCGGTTGGGCTGGTGCGTCGGCCCCGCGGAAGTGATCGGTCACATCACGGTGATGCACCAGTATATTTCGACCTGCGCGTCAGGCGTGTCACAGCGCGCGGCGCTGGCGGCCTTCACCGACGAGGGCCGAAGGGCGACCGCCGAGATGCGCGACGAATTAAAACGCCGCAACGAAGTGATGGCCCGCGCCATCGAGCGCGACCTGCAATTGCCATTCGTGCAGGGCGAAGGCGCGTATTACATCATGCTCGGCGTGTCCAGTTTTGGCCCTTCGATGGATACGGCGATGCGCCTGCTCAAGCATCGCGTCATCACAGTGCCGGGCGCGGCCTTCGGCTCGGAAGGCGAAGGCTACCTGCGGCTGTCGTTCTCGATTGCGCCGCACTTGATTGAAGAGGGCATCCGCCGCATCGCCGCCGGTCTTGACAAGGCCGCGCCGCCGGAATAA
- a CDS encoding thymidine kinase, which produces MDVLTHRGGWIEVIAGGMFSGKSEELIRRVRRAEIARQRTQIFKPAIDNRFDAKRIISRDNRGIDAIAVANTAELRANLVFGVKVVGIDEVQFFDNPIVDLCMELADAGIRVIAAGLDQDYMRRPFGPMPALLSVAEYVAKMHAVCVRCGGPAHYSQRVSGGNSQIEVGDISYEARCRVCFEPYIAKPTPEKDDAFQHQSDAIQ; this is translated from the coding sequence ATGGACGTATTGACTCACCGAGGCGGCTGGATCGAAGTAATCGCCGGCGGCATGTTCAGCGGCAAGAGCGAAGAGTTGATCCGCCGCGTGCGCCGCGCCGAGATCGCCCGCCAGCGCACGCAGATCTTCAAGCCGGCCATTGATAACCGCTTCGATGCCAAGCGCATCATCTCGCGCGACAACCGCGGCATCGATGCCATCGCCGTCGCCAACACCGCCGAGCTGCGCGCCAACCTCGTCTTTGGCGTCAAGGTCGTCGGCATTGACGAAGTGCAGTTCTTCGATAACCCCATCGTAGACCTCTGTATGGAACTGGCCGACGCCGGCATCCGCGTCATCGCCGCCGGGCTGGATCAGGATTACATGCGCCGCCCGTTCGGCCCCATGCCGGCGCTGCTGTCGGTGGCCGAATACGTCGCCAAGATGCATGCGGTCTGCGTGCGCTGCGGCGGCCCGGCGCATTATTCGCAGCGCGTCTCGGGTGGCAATTCGCAGATCGAAGTCGGCGATATCTCTTACGAGGCGCGCTGCCGCGTCTGCTTCGAGCCTTACATCGCCAAGCCGACGCCGGAGAAGGACGACGCCTTCCAGCACCAGAGCGATGCGATTCAATAA
- a CDS encoding aspartate kinase — translation MIVMKFGGTSVEDAASVERVTEIIRARLQQRPVVVVSAMGKTTRKLLQAAEASAAGDARTTLAIVADLKTRHLSEARALVRSSAERAVFSIIDRHFDELKKLLEGLAILGEVPPRGLDKILSYGELLSSAIVADALAERGVPARLLDARDFMITDDRFGGASPLFDITNAKAREVIQPVIERGEVAVIQGFIGATREGATTTLGFEGSDYTAAVVGAALAADDIQIWKDVSGLMTTDPRIFAEARTVKACTFAEAADLTYFGAKVLHPKAIHPAARQNIPVHIYNSKQPEATGTAINATAPRCANLIKSIAYKRPITVIHAQGESISNDTRAVAPEDFLKTLLNALTRHAARPLLVGVSASSVAAAVDGRELTEARQRDLLEEIGRFATVSLDRDCAIVSLVGEELRADTRLASRVFAAIDETEIGVILHGSSPISMNLVVAEAAVAEVIARLHKVFFASPDPQVFE, via the coding sequence ATGATTGTGATGAAATTCGGCGGCACTTCGGTCGAAGATGCCGCGTCCGTCGAGCGGGTTACGGAAATCATTCGGGCGCGATTGCAGCAGCGGCCCGTCGTCGTCGTCTCGGCAATGGGCAAGACGACGCGCAAGCTCTTGCAGGCCGCCGAAGCCAGCGCCGCGGGCGACGCTCGCACGACGCTTGCCATCGTCGCCGACCTGAAGACTCGCCACCTGAGCGAAGCCCGCGCGCTCGTGAGGTCGTCTGCTGAGCGCGCCGTCTTCTCGATCATTGATCGCCATTTCGACGAGCTGAAAAAACTGCTCGAAGGGCTGGCCATCCTCGGCGAAGTGCCGCCGCGCGGGCTCGACAAGATTCTCTCGTACGGCGAGCTGTTGTCGTCGGCAATCGTCGCAGACGCTTTGGCCGAGCGCGGCGTGCCGGCGCGCTTGCTCGACGCGCGCGACTTCATGATCACCGATGATCGCTTCGGCGGCGCATCGCCGCTGTTCGACATCACCAACGCGAAGGCGCGCGAGGTCATTCAACCGGTCATCGAACGGGGCGAGGTCGCGGTCATTCAAGGCTTCATCGGCGCGACCCGCGAAGGCGCGACGACAACGCTCGGCTTTGAAGGCTCGGATTACACGGCGGCAGTCGTCGGCGCGGCGCTCGCCGCAGACGACATTCAAATCTGGAAAGACGTTTCAGGCTTGATGACCACCGACCCGCGCATCTTTGCCGAGGCGCGCACGGTCAAGGCTTGCACGTTCGCGGAGGCCGCCGATCTGACTTACTTTGGCGCCAAGGTGCTGCACCCGAAAGCCATTCATCCGGCGGCGCGGCAGAACATCCCCGTCCACATCTATAACTCGAAGCAGCCTGAGGCGACCGGCACCGCCATCAATGCGACCGCGCCGCGCTGCGCCAACCTGATCAAGTCCATCGCCTACAAGCGGCCCATCACGGTTATCCATGCGCAAGGCGAGAGCATCAGCAACGACACGCGGGCGGTCGCGCCGGAAGATTTCCTGAAGACGCTGCTCAATGCGCTGACCCGGCACGCGGCCCGTCCGCTGCTGGTCGGCGTCTCGGCTTCGAGCGTCGCCGCGGCGGTTGACGGGCGCGAATTGACCGAAGCGCGCCAGCGCGATCTGCTTGAAGAGATCGGCAGGTTCGCGACCGTAAGCCTCGACCGCGACTGCGCCATCGTTTCACTGGTCGGCGAAGAGTTGCGCGCCGACACGCGGCTTGCGAGCCGCGTCTTTGCGGCCATTGACGAAACCGAAATCGGCGTCATCCTGCACGGCTCGTCGCCCATCAGCATGAATCTGGTCGTCGCCGAAGCCGCCGTCGCCGAGGTGATTGCGCGCTTGCACAAGGTCTTTTTCGCCTCTCCCGACCCGCAGGTGTTTGAATAG
- a CDS encoding RidA family protein, with the protein MEIKTVLAEDAPAPGGHYSQAVVYNGLVFVAGQLAIKANGERVLDSIEAQTEQAMANVAAILRAAGSDLGRLLKVTIYISDIDLWGAVNQVYARLMGEHRPARAVVPVKELHYGFQIEIEAIAALGD; encoded by the coding sequence ATGGAGATTAAAACCGTGTTGGCCGAAGACGCGCCGGCGCCGGGCGGGCATTACTCGCAGGCGGTCGTCTACAACGGACTGGTCTTTGTCGCCGGGCAATTGGCCATCAAGGCGAACGGCGAGCGCGTGCTCGATTCCATCGAGGCGCAGACCGAGCAAGCGATGGCCAACGTCGCCGCCATCTTGCGGGCCGCCGGTAGCGACCTGGGCCGGCTATTGAAAGTCACGATCTACATTTCGGACATCGATCTATGGGGCGCGGTCAATCAAGTCTATGCGCGGCTGATGGGCGAACATCGCCCGGCACGCGCCGTCGTGCCTGTCAAAGAGCTGCACTACGGCTTTCAGATCGAGATCGAAGCCATCGCCGCGCTGGGCGATTGA
- a CDS encoding c-type cytochrome, with product MKKEYVGYGLIGIVAGLVIGFFVGNAMYPGTSASQQNVAASGGNLSVNGGPNQQLPPNHPTIEPGKTVPAGPLPPGASDAPAGETPAAAPGSNAGATSVSLPSLDPLPAGNKEERTEQKYKNIQMLKGLPAERLMKIMFAFKDSLGVDCTFCHIKDQFEKDDKPEKQTARKMIALVRDANAKIGAARVSCYTCHRGQQRPAQ from the coding sequence ATGAAGAAAGAATACGTCGGCTATGGCTTGATCGGCATTGTGGCCGGGCTGGTCATTGGCTTCTTTGTCGGCAATGCCATGTATCCGGGCACCAGCGCTTCGCAGCAGAACGTCGCCGCGAGCGGGGGCAATCTGTCGGTCAACGGCGGCCCGAATCAGCAACTGCCGCCGAATCACCCGACCATCGAGCCGGGCAAGACCGTCCCCGCCGGGCCGCTGCCGCCGGGCGCGAGTGATGCGCCGGCGGGCGAAACCCCTGCCGCGGCTCCCGGCTCGAACGCCGGCGCAACCAGCGTGTCGCTGCCGTCACTCGACCCGCTGCCTGCCGGCAACAAAGAAGAGCGCACCGAGCAAAAGTATAAAAACATCCAGATGCTCAAGGGGCTGCCCGCCGAACGCTTGATGAAGATCATGTTCGCTTTCAAAGATTCGCTCGGCGTTGACTGCACCTTCTGTCACATCAAAGACCAGTTCGAGAAAGACGACAAGCCGGAGAAGCAGACGGCGCGCAAGATGATCGCTCTGGTCAGGGACGCCAACGCCAAGATCGGCGCGGCGCGCGTCAGTTGTTACACCTGCCATCGCGGCCAGCAGCGACCAGCGCAGTAG
- a CDS encoding M20/M25/M40 family metallo-hydrolase, which translates to MMNVFELTRRLIEIPSISGEEKAVAEFLADYLSRMGFKVELQEAEANRPNLYARHGEPRVVMSTHTDTVPPYVEFREDEQAIYGRGACDAKGIIAAMVKAAEQLLAAGGTDFGLLLVVGEEAGSAGARAANQIANRSRYLINGEPTESRLALGSKGALRAALKAVGRAAHSAYPHIGESAIDKLLDILADLRRLELPTDARLGPTTLNIGIIRGGVATNVIAPEAEAELLFRIVTDAATVKRLFEATVNGRAEIAYSFACDAVFMEALEGFETEVVAFTTDIPLLSNWGKPLLFGPGSILDAHTEHERISKSELLRAVDVYTAIVTTLRARIADGARPA; encoded by the coding sequence ATGATGAATGTATTCGAGTTGACCCGCCGGCTGATCGAGATTCCATCCATCAGCGGCGAGGAAAAAGCCGTGGCCGAATTCCTGGCCGACTACCTGAGCCGCATGGGCTTCAAGGTCGAATTGCAGGAAGCCGAAGCCAACCGCCCGAACCTCTATGCCCGCCACGGCGAGCCGCGGGTCGTGATGTCCACGCACACAGACACCGTGCCGCCTTACGTCGAGTTTCGCGAAGACGAGCAAGCCATCTACGGGCGCGGTGCCTGCGACGCCAAAGGGATCATTGCGGCGATGGTCAAAGCCGCCGAGCAATTGCTTGCCGCGGGTGGTACGGACTTCGGGCTGCTGCTTGTCGTTGGTGAAGAGGCCGGCAGCGCCGGGGCGCGCGCCGCCAACCAGATCGCCAATCGCTCGCGCTATCTGATTAACGGCGAGCCGACCGAATCGCGCCTGGCGCTCGGCTCGAAAGGGGCTCTCAGAGCCGCTTTAAAGGCCGTAGGGCGCGCCGCGCATTCGGCCTATCCGCACATTGGCGAGTCCGCGATTGATAAGCTGCTCGACATTCTCGCCGACCTGCGCCGCCTTGAATTACCGACCGATGCGAGGCTCGGCCCTACGACGTTGAACATCGGCATCATCCGTGGCGGCGTCGCTACGAACGTCATCGCGCCCGAAGCCGAAGCCGAATTGCTCTTTCGCATCGTCACCGATGCCGCGACGGTCAAGCGGTTGTTTGAAGCGACGGTCAACGGGCGGGCCGAGATCGCTTACAGCTTCGCCTGTGATGCGGTGTTTATGGAGGCGCTTGAAGGCTTCGAGACCGAAGTCGTCGCCTTCACCACAGACATTCCGCTGCTCAGTAACTGGGGCAAGCCGCTGCTGTTCGGCCCCGGCTCGATACTTGACGCGCACACCGAGCATGAGAGAATTTCAAAGTCAGAGCTATTGCGCGCCGTGGACGTTTACACAGCGATAGTCACGACGCTACGAGCGAGAATCGCGGACGGCGCGCGACCGGCTTGA
- the asd gene encoding aspartate-semialdehyde dehydrogenase produces the protein MANKIPVGVLGATGAVGQKFVKLLENHPWFELTELAASDRSAGKPYKDATLWRQYTPIPDRVKDRVVKPCEPTLDTRVVFSGLDSSVAGEVEENFARAGYIVVSNSKNHRMDEDVPLLIPEVNPDHLGLIKTQRARRNWSGAIVTNPNCSTIGLVMPFAPLDRAFGIKRAVVVTLQALSGAGYPGVSATDIVGNIIPFIGGSEEDKIETEPRKIMGRLAGDHVEMLDCKISAHVNRVAVEDGHSECVSVEFEKKPSIEEVTRVLAEFTSLPQELRLPFAPEHPVIVMSERDRPQPRFDRDAGNGMSAVVGRLRPCPVFDLRFVVLSHNTIRGAAGAAILNAELMKVQGYLD, from the coding sequence ATGGCGAACAAAATACCCGTCGGCGTGCTCGGCGCGACCGGCGCCGTCGGACAGAAATTCGTTAAGCTATTAGAGAATCATCCGTGGTTCGAGCTGACCGAGCTGGCGGCCTCTGACCGCTCTGCCGGCAAGCCTTATAAAGACGCGACGCTCTGGCGGCAATACACGCCCATCCCTGACCGGGTCAAAGACCGCGTGGTCAAGCCGTGCGAGCCGACGCTCGACACTCGTGTCGTCTTTTCAGGGCTCGACTCGTCGGTTGCAGGCGAAGTCGAAGAGAACTTCGCGCGCGCCGGTTACATTGTCGTCAGCAACTCGAAGAACCATCGCATGGACGAAGACGTGCCGCTGCTGATCCCCGAAGTCAATCCCGACCACCTCGGCCTGATCAAAACGCAGCGCGCGCGCCGCAACTGGTCGGGGGCCATCGTTACGAATCCCAACTGTTCGACCATCGGGCTGGTGATGCCGTTTGCGCCGCTCGACCGCGCCTTCGGCATCAAGCGCGCCGTCGTCGTCACCCTGCAAGCGTTGTCGGGCGCGGGCTATCCCGGCGTGTCGGCCACAGATATCGTCGGCAACATCATTCCGTTCATCGGCGGCAGCGAAGAAGACAAGATCGAAACCGAGCCGCGCAAGATCATGGGCCGGCTTGCCGGCGACCACGTCGAGATGCTCGATTGCAAAATCAGCGCGCACGTCAATCGCGTCGCCGTCGAAGACGGTCACAGCGAGTGCGTGTCGGTCGAGTTTGAAAAGAAACCGTCAATCGAAGAAGTCACGCGCGTGCTCGCCGAATTCACTTCCCTGCCGCAAGAGCTGCGGTTGCCGTTTGCGCCTGAGCACCCGGTGATCGTGATGAGCGAGCGCGACCGTCCGCAGCCGCGCTTTGACCGCGACGCCGGCAATGGCATGAGCGCCGTCGTCGGTCGCCTGCGCCCGTGCCCGGTCTTCGACCTGCGCTTCGTCGTGCTGTCGCACAACACGATTCGCGGTGCGGCGGGCGCGGCCATCCTCAACGCCGAGCTGATGAAGGTGCAAGGCTATCTTGATTAG
- a CDS encoding 2,3,4,5-tetrahydropyridine-2,6-dicarboxylate N-succinyltransferase translates to MELAERIQQLFDNPPGEFTDEHFALFDEFKQRLNAGEVRAAEKRDGEWRVNFWVKQGILLGFRMGRIENFSINNQFRFYDKHTYPLKHLTADSGVRVVPGGSSLRDGCYIASGVTCMPPMYVNVGAYVDEGTMIDSHALVGSCAQVGRRVHISAAAQIGGVLEPIGQMPVIIEDDVLVGGNCGVYEGAIVRERAVLAPGTILTGGTVVYDLVRDEFYRKTAAAPLEIPAGAVVVPGTRAVTKGRGPEFGMAIYTPIIVKYRDEKTDAAVRLEDFLR, encoded by the coding sequence ATGGAACTGGCAGAGCGCATTCAACAACTCTTCGACAACCCGCCCGGCGAATTTACCGACGAGCACTTCGCGCTGTTCGACGAATTCAAGCAGCGGCTCAATGCCGGCGAGGTGCGCGCTGCCGAAAAGCGCGACGGCGAGTGGCGCGTCAACTTCTGGGTCAAGCAAGGCATCCTGCTCGGCTTTCGCATGGGGCGGATAGAAAACTTCTCGATCAACAATCAATTCCGCTTCTATGACAAGCACACTTACCCGCTCAAACACCTGACCGCGGACAGCGGCGTGAGGGTGGTGCCGGGCGGCTCGTCGCTGCGTGACGGATGTTACATTGCCAGCGGCGTCACCTGTATGCCGCCGATGTACGTCAACGTCGGCGCTTATGTTGACGAAGGCACGATGATCGATTCGCACGCGCTGGTCGGCTCGTGCGCGCAGGTAGGGCGTCGCGTCCACATCTCGGCGGCGGCACAGATCGGCGGCGTGCTCGAACCCATCGGCCAGATGCCGGTGATTATCGAAGACGACGTGCTGGTGGGCGGCAACTGCGGCGTCTACGAAGGCGCCATTGTCCGCGAGCGCGCCGTGCTTGCGCCGGGGACGATCCTGACGGGCGGCACGGTGGTCTATGATCTGGTGCGCGACGAATTCTATCGCAAGACCGCCGCCGCGCCGCTCGAAATCCCCGCGGGCGCGGTCGTCGTGCCGGGCACGCGCGCCGTCACCAAAGGCCGCGGGCCTGAGTTCGGCATGGCGATCTATACGCCCATCATCGTCAAGTACCGCGACGAGAAGACCGACGCCGCCGTGCGCCTGGAAGACTTTCTAAGATAG
- the dapA gene encoding 4-hydroxy-tetrahydrodipicolinate synthase yields the protein MLEMANLNGCGTALVTPFNEDRTVDEAALRALVEWQIAEGIDFLVPCGTTGESATLGDDEMRRVVEIVLQTAQGRVQVVAGAGGNNTAHVIELAQEYERLGARGLLSVTPYYNKPTQEGLYQHYRAIAEATALPIIVYNVPPRTNVNLLPDTLIRLAELPNIIGVKEASGDISQIAEIVTRAPAGFKVFSGDDSMTLPVVAVGGVGLISVASNEAPRQMTALARAALENDWEEARRLNRELWSLMKVNFIEASPGPVKAALAMMGKIKENYRLPIVPVTTATRDRLRGVLTELKLV from the coding sequence ATGTTAGAGATGGCCAACTTGAACGGTTGCGGCACGGCGCTCGTCACGCCATTTAATGAAGACCGCACAGTTGACGAAGCCGCTCTGCGGGCGCTGGTCGAATGGCAGATTGCCGAAGGCATAGACTTTCTGGTGCCCTGCGGCACGACCGGCGAAAGCGCGACGCTCGGCGATGACGAGATGCGGCGCGTCGTCGAGATCGTCTTGCAGACGGCGCAGGGCCGCGTGCAGGTGGTGGCCGGCGCCGGCGGCAACAACACGGCGCACGTCATCGAGCTGGCGCAAGAATACGAGCGCCTCGGCGCGCGCGGGCTGCTCTCGGTCACGCCTTACTACAACAAGCCGACGCAGGAAGGGCTCTATCAGCACTATCGCGCCATCGCCGAAGCGACCGCGTTGCCGATCATCGTCTATAACGTGCCGCCGCGCACCAACGTCAACCTGCTGCCTGACACGCTCATCCGTTTGGCCGAGCTGCCGAACATCATCGGGGTCAAGGAAGCGTCGGGCGACATCTCGCAGATCGCTGAGATCGTCACGCGCGCGCCGGCAGGGTTCAAGGTTTTTTCGGGCGATGATTCGATGACGCTGCCGGTCGTCGCCGTCGGCGGCGTCGGCTTGATCTCGGTGGCGTCGAACGAAGCGCCGCGCCAGATGACGGCGCTGGCGCGCGCCGCCTTAGAGAATGATTGGGAAGAAGCGCGGCGCTTGAATCGCGAGCTATGGTCGCTGATGAAGGTCAACTTCATCGAAGCGAGCCCCGGCCCGGTCAAAGCGGCGCTGGCGATGATGGGCAAGATCAAAGAAAACTACCGGCTGCCCATCGTGCCGGTGACGACGGCGACCAGAGACAGGCTGCGCGGCGTGCTGACTGAGCTGAAACTGGTTTGA
- a CDS encoding tetratricopeptide repeat protein gives MSQTPLTEGRRLVALETGIGDMPFGRAEYLSADEEAAKREALRLFQAAYEAQMRGELDEAAELYRQSLAARPTAEAHTFLGWTYSFMGLTDEAIAECHRAIEVDPDFGNPYNDIGAYLIERGDLRGALPWLRRALTAPRYEASFYPHFNLGRVYEAERRYYDALDHYQAALQLNPQYVLAARALRRLQSKLN, from the coding sequence ATGTCACAGACACCTTTAACCGAGGGCCGCCGGCTGGTGGCGCTCGAAACCGGCATCGGCGACATGCCTTTCGGTCGCGCCGAATACCTGAGCGCCGACGAAGAGGCCGCCAAGCGCGAGGCTTTGCGCTTGTTCCAGGCGGCTTACGAAGCGCAGATGCGCGGCGAGCTGGACGAGGCCGCCGAGCTTTACAGACAATCGCTTGCGGCGCGCCCGACTGCCGAGGCGCACACCTTCCTGGGATGGACGTACAGTTTCATGGGGCTGACCGACGAAGCGATTGCCGAATGCCATCGGGCGATTGAGGTTGACCCCGACTTCGGAAATCCGTATAACGACATCGGCGCTTACCTGATTGAGAGAGGCGACCTGAGAGGGGCGCTGCCCTGGTTGCGGCGCGCGCTCACGGCGCCGCGTTATGAAGCCAGCTTTTATCCGCACTTCAATCTCGGTCGGGTCTATGAAGCCGAGCGCCGCTATTACGACGCGCTCGATCATTATCAGGCGGCGCTTCAGTTGAATCCGCAGTACGTGCTGGCGGCGCGCGCCCTCAGACGATTGCAGAGCAAGCTGAATTGA